The Actinoplanes sp. N902-109 genomic interval CCGTGAGGCGCCCCCAGTCGTCACCCATCGGGTTCTCCGGGCCTTGGCCGGCCGACGTACAGCCGTCCAGCGCGGCGAACAGGTCGATGCGAACGCGGGTCATGTCGGGCCCCCTGTGGTGTGGTCCGGGCTGGTGCGGGTCAGGTGGATGCCCAGCCGGTCGGCTTGGCGTTCCGCCGGGGTGCGCTGCTCGTCGAGCCACAGGTGCAGGACGTCGAGGGCACCCGGTCGCAGGCTGACCGTGCGGACCCGTCCCTGCTTCTGCGACGTGATCAGCCCCGCGTCCTCCAGGACGCGCAGATGCTGCAGGAGCGACGGCAACGCCATCGAGAACGGAGCCGCGAGGTCGGACACGACGGCGGGGGACTTCGCCAACCGCTCCACGACGGCCCGGCGCGTCGGATCCGCGAGAGCGCGGAACACGGCGTCGAGCTCGTCGTGATACTTAGGCACGAGCCTAACTATTGCCGACGAGCAGCGGTTGGTCAACCTCCCCCGGCAAACCAGAGCCTGACCCGCACAGCATCGACGGTGATACGAACGAACCGGCTCCGAGACCTTGCGGGTCTGCGGAGCCGGTCCTGAGGTTTGCTTGAATCTCGGTTGGCACTATTGGTCAAGTCAGGCAGGGCAGCGAGCGGAAGGGGTCAGGAGATGGTGAAGCTGGAGACGGCCGAGAAGTCGCCGGTGCCGGCCCGGTACGCGACGACCTGGTACGTGCCCGCGACAAGCGCAGCGGAAGAAACGGGCAGGAACTGCTCGGTGGCGGCGCCGGTGACGAGGCCGAGGCGGTCGAGGATGTGCGTCTCGCCCGGCAAGGTGTCCTCGACCATCAGGAAAGCCTGGACCGAGACGGCCCCGGACGGCGCGATCGCCGCGTAGGAGCTGGTCACCCGGCCGGCGCCGTCCACGGTGGCCTTGTTCGAGGTGGCCAGGCGCGAGACTTTGCCGCTCGCATCGGTGAAAGCCAGGCCGGCGCGGACCACCCGGCCCGTGGTGGCGGCCTGGAAGGACGCGACCGAGGTGTAGGTCTTGCCCGCGGTGACCGCCGTCTTCCTGCCCAGCACGCTGATCTGGCCGGCCGCCGTCGACGTCAGGGCCAGGCCCGAGCCGCTGCGGGCGACCTTGGTGGTGGCGCTGCCGGTCCAGGTCGCGGAGTCGTCCAGCACGTTGCCGGGTACGGCAGCGCTGCCCACCGGAAGGTCAGCCATCTGCACGCCGTCGCGGAAGACGCGGTAGCCGGCGATCGGGTTGGCAGTCGCGTACGACTCGGACCAGGTGAGCGTGTTCTGATCGGCGGACAGGCCGGTCGGGGCTTCGGGAGCGAGCGCGGCGGTGCGCACGGGGGCCGCAACGACGCCGGTGACCGTGTTGGTCTCGCCGTCCGGGCCGGTGAGGATCGTGCCGGTGGGGGCGGTGGCCTGCTTACGGGCGCCCAGCTGGATGCCGTACCACGTGGTGGGGTTGGTCTGGTCGTCGATGACGGTGTTGCCGTAGACGCGGTCGCCGTCGCCCACGGTCAGCGCGATGCCGGAGGTGTCGATGCGGCCCACGCCGGTGGTGTACTCGGTGGCGCCGCCGAAGCCGGCGTCGACGACCCGGTTGCCGGTCACGGTGTCGGGGGACGTCTTCACCGCCGCGGTTCCGTACACGATGATGCCGCTCTGCCGCGGTCGCTCGATGACGTTGTCCCGGATGACGTTGGCGCCGCCGGCCCGGACGACGTGGTCGGTGGTGTCGGCGTCGGCGCTGGTGTCGGCCGGGTCGCCGAAGGTGCCGTACGTCCCGTCGGGGTCGGTGTAGTCGGCGTAGCTCACGGCCACGCCCACGGTGTACGAGTCCAGGATCCGGTTGTTCGCGACGAGGTTGCCGCCCGGCTCGGTGATGTCCTTGTTCGGCGCCACGTGCGCGTACCCGGCGTTGGCGGACAGCACGATGTGCGCGCCTTCGAGCGTGTTGCCGGTCACCCGGGAGTTCTGGACGCCTTCGAGATAGACGTTGCCGTACTCGTTGACCCCGCGGGCCGCGTCGACCGCATCCGTGGTGTGCACCGTGTTGTCGCGCAGCGTCGTGCCAGTCGTGCTGACGAAGTCGATGCTGTTGCCGCGGATCGTCGCGTCGAACTGGTTGTCCGCGACGACCGTGTCCTGGTTGCGCCCACCGCCGATGTTGTCCTCGTCGCCGGACTCGGCGCCACCCCAGTTGTCGAAGCGGTTGTCGAGCACCCGCACGCCGACGGTCTGCGACACCCACAGCTTGAAGTACTCGAGGTTGGTGAAGCGCACCTGCCGGATGGTCCAGCGGTCACCGGCCTTGATACCGCCGCCGGTGGTGCTGCTCGCGCCGGTGGTGGCCCGGAAGTCGCAGTCGGCGCCCGGGTTGCCCGGCAGGCT includes:
- a CDS encoding helix-turn-helix transcriptional regulator, which encodes MPKYHDELDAVFRALADPTRRAVVERLAKSPAVVSDLAAPFSMALPSLLQHLRVLEDAGLITSQKQGRVRTVSLRPGALDVLHLWLDEQRTPAERQADRLGIHLTRTSPDHTTGGPT
- a CDS encoding right-handed parallel beta-helix repeat-containing protein; protein product: MRLPLFVRVLVAAAVPTAVAAFAGPVAASAAPAAAPPAYSLTSSASPAALSAADCTADPACVLAPAPSGADDYAALQQAITTAGTGTVLLRAGTYRLTNSLKVPPNLDLRGAGLTATTLVMDPTVNWKNFSSGFLIRPADTKVAGSTNLIADLTVNGNCRTGAGAPDPASLPGNPGADCDFRATTGASSTTGGGIKAGDRWTIRQVRFTNLEYFKLWVSQTVGVRVLDNRFDNWGGAESGDEDNIGGGRNQDTVVADNQFDATIRGNSIDFVSTTGTTLRDNTVHTTDAVDAARGVNEYGNVYLEGVQNSRVTGNTLEGAHIVLSANAGYAHVAPNKDITEPGGNLVANNRILDSYTVGVAVSYADYTDPDGTYGTFGDPADTSADADTTDHVVRAGGANVIRDNVIERPRQSGIIVYGTAAVKTSPDTVTGNRVVDAGFGGATEYTTGVGRIDTSGIALTVGDGDRVYGNTVIDDQTNPTTWYGIQLGARKQATAPTGTILTGPDGETNTVTGVVAAPVRTAALAPEAPTGLSADQNTLTWSESYATANPIAGYRVFRDGVQMADLPVGSAAVPGNVLDDSATWTGSATTKVARSGSGLALTSTAAGQISVLGRKTAVTAGKTYTSVASFQAATTGRVVRAGLAFTDASGKVSRLATSNKATVDGAGRVTSSYAAIAPSGAVSVQAFLMVEDTLPGETHILDRLGLVTGAATEQFLPVSSAALVAGTYQVVAYRAGTGDFSAVSSFTIS